A window of Gemmatimonadota bacterium contains these coding sequences:
- a CDS encoding VWA domain-containing protein, protein MRFHTYSKFSPESADAVDLQALLDNLADFLLQSGFAGGGDPDPWGYRDLDQGGDRSMDALKQAILDALIQSGQFTPEMLEALRGDGDDISEQKLSKLLDEIVQRLMAEGFLKAENAPQAPAGHQSVFGPGGLAKAAAQDVQFDLTSKGIDFLGYKSLRGILGGLGKSNFGSHDTPWLATGIEADAGSKPYEYGDVLNLDVNETLKNSMMRTGSLEVPMDLDYSDLMVRQSEYRSSCATVLMLDCSHSMILYGEDRFTPAKKVALALTHLIRTQFPGDSIKVILFHDSAEEIPMGALAKAQVGPYHTNTAEGLKLARRLLMAQKKDMRQIVMITDGKPSALTMPDGRIYKNAMGLDAFVLQETLTEVAACRKAGIPVNTFMLARDRALVEFVKMVSAITRGRAYFTNTMTLGQFILMDFLKRKTKKVS, encoded by the coding sequence ATGCGATTCCATACCTACAGCAAGTTCAGCCCGGAATCCGCGGACGCGGTGGACCTCCAGGCGCTGCTCGACAACCTCGCGGACTTCCTGCTCCAGTCGGGATTCGCGGGTGGCGGCGATCCCGATCCATGGGGCTATCGCGACCTCGATCAGGGCGGCGACCGCTCGATGGACGCCCTCAAACAGGCGATCCTCGACGCGCTCATCCAGTCGGGGCAGTTCACCCCCGAGATGCTCGAGGCCCTCCGCGGCGACGGCGACGACATCTCCGAGCAGAAGCTCTCCAAGCTCCTCGACGAGATCGTCCAGCGCCTGATGGCCGAGGGGTTCCTCAAGGCCGAGAACGCGCCGCAGGCGCCGGCGGGGCACCAGTCGGTGTTCGGCCCTGGGGGGCTCGCCAAGGCCGCCGCGCAGGACGTCCAGTTCGACCTCACCTCCAAGGGCATCGACTTCCTCGGGTACAAGTCGCTGCGCGGGATCCTCGGCGGGCTCGGCAAGAGCAACTTCGGATCGCACGACACGCCCTGGCTCGCCACCGGCATCGAAGCAGACGCAGGGAGCAAACCGTACGAGTACGGCGATGTGCTCAATCTCGACGTCAACGAGACGCTCAAGAACTCCATGATGCGCACAGGATCGCTCGAGGTGCCGATGGACCTCGACTACAGCGACCTGATGGTGCGGCAGAGTGAGTACCGGTCGAGTTGCGCGACGGTGCTCATGCTCGACTGCTCGCACTCGATGATCCTCTACGGCGAGGACCGGTTCACGCCGGCCAAGAAGGTCGCGCTCGCACTCACGCACCTCATCCGGACGCAGTTCCCCGGAGACAGCATCAAGGTGATCCTCTTCCACGACTCGGCGGAGGAGATCCCGATGGGCGCGCTGGCCAAGGCACAGGTCGGCCCGTACCATACGAACACGGCCGAGGGGCTCAAGCTGGCGCGACGCCTCCTCATGGCGCAGAAGAAGGACATGCGCCAGATCGTGATGATCACCGACGGCAAGCCGAGCGCGCTCACGATGCCCGACGGACGGATCTACAAGAACGCGATGGGGCTCGACGCCTTCGTGCTGCAGGAGACGCTCACCGAGGTCGCGGCCTGCCGCAAGGCGGGGATCCCGGTGAACACCTTCATGCTCGCGCGAGACCGCGCCCTCGTGGAGTTCGTGAAGATGGTGAGCGCGATCACCCGCGGGCGCGCCTACTTCACGAACACGATGACGCTCGGGCAGTTCATCCTGATGGACTTCCTCAAGCGGAAGACCAAGAAGGTCAGCTGA
- a CDS encoding efflux RND transporter periplasmic adaptor subunit, with translation MNRSLLLPLLLITAACGGADAAPRDESVRAIPVRVAKPEFRKDLPPIVLTGTVGAKEEVPLAFKIGGVVTRVAVDAGQAVAEGDVLAELSLTEIDAQVAAAREGLAKARRDFARAEKLHVDSVVTLAQLEDARTGLDVAEAQAKAAEFNRQYAVIRAPAGGVVLRRQLEAGQLVGPGAPVLVLRTERRGLVLRAAAADRDAVRLAVGAHAALSFDAFPGETFTGTVERIGVAASPATGTYEVELSLAPAGRRFVSGLIGQAELRPKAGSAMPFIPAEALLEVDGPNAAVFVLATDGQHVERRRVRVAFLDGAFAALAGGLEPTAQVITSGATRLSDGSVVTVSAERAP, from the coding sequence GTGAACCGCTCGCTCCTGCTCCCGCTCCTCCTCATCACCGCGGCATGCGGCGGCGCCGATGCCGCCCCCCGCGACGAATCGGTGCGCGCCATCCCGGTGCGCGTCGCCAAGCCCGAGTTCCGCAAGGACCTCCCGCCCATCGTGCTCACGGGAACGGTCGGCGCGAAGGAAGAAGTGCCGCTCGCGTTCAAGATCGGTGGGGTCGTGACCCGAGTCGCCGTGGACGCCGGTCAGGCCGTCGCCGAGGGGGACGTGCTCGCGGAGCTGTCGCTCACCGAGATCGATGCCCAGGTCGCCGCGGCGCGCGAAGGGCTCGCGAAGGCGCGTCGCGACTTCGCGCGCGCCGAGAAGCTGCACGTCGATTCCGTCGTCACGCTCGCTCAGCTCGAGGATGCCCGCACCGGGCTCGACGTGGCCGAGGCGCAGGCGAAGGCGGCGGAGTTCAATCGCCAGTATGCGGTGATCCGCGCGCCGGCGGGCGGCGTCGTGTTGCGCCGCCAGCTCGAAGCGGGACAGCTCGTCGGCCCGGGCGCCCCGGTGCTCGTCCTACGCACCGAGCGAAGGGGGCTGGTGCTCCGCGCCGCAGCGGCGGATCGCGACGCCGTGCGCCTCGCGGTCGGTGCGCACGCGGCACTCTCGTTCGACGCCTTCCCCGGGGAGACGTTCACCGGCACCGTCGAACGGATCGGCGTGGCGGCCTCGCCCGCCACCGGCACCTACGAGGTCGAACTCTCGCTCGCCCCGGCCGGGCGCCGCTTCGTCTCCGGTCTCATCGGGCAGGCGGAGCTGCGCCCCAAGGCGGGCTCGGCGATGCCGTTCATCCCCGCCGAGGCGCTGCTCGAGGTCGACGGCCCCAACGCTGCGGTCTTCGTGCTCGCGACAGATGGCCAGCACGTCGAGCGGCGTCGGGTGCGCGTCGCCTTCCTCGACGGCGCATTCGCCGCGCTCGCGGGCGGCCTCGAGCCGACCGCGCAGGTGATCACGTCGGGGGCGACGCGTCTCTCCGATGGCTCGGTGGTCACCGTCTCGGCGGAGCGCGCGCCGTGA
- a CDS encoding TolC family protein — MRRRSAVLALLVPVLALAPRAAVAQSRVLDEYVTIGLAQNLALRQQSLASDRSDAVVREARGNFLPSATLNARYTDFRGSGVDFGAFINPVFATLNQLTGTSQFPTNVNVRLPLRQETTVRVAQPVFAPAILAGYRAANAARDAQDATRDAAIVQVAAEIRSAYLQHAKARRLAELRAATRTLLEEQVRVMTRLIEAGRATPDALSRARAELSEAVQLQAESGQLASASAQAFNMMLARALTDTVLVDEDTLGFGPLPSLEDAIARGARERPELRALGAAERAATAQRRAVQANYLPNLAVALDYGFQGNEYRFASDADYTSLSVVASWNLFNGGRDAARAEQAALDARRYAVQGDEARRGVELQVRLAWQAAAVARAAIATAEDQRAAAARTHDLVRRRAEEGLASPLELSQARTQLTAAELNAVFTSYDYYLRRVELDRAAALYPRATP; from the coding sequence ATGCGACGCAGATCCGCAGTGCTCGCCCTCCTCGTGCCGGTGCTCGCGCTCGCGCCCCGAGCCGCCGTTGCTCAGTCCCGCGTGCTCGATGAGTACGTGACGATCGGCCTCGCGCAGAACCTCGCGCTCCGCCAGCAGTCGCTCGCCTCCGACCGCTCCGACGCGGTCGTGCGCGAGGCGCGCGGGAACTTCCTCCCCTCGGCGACGCTCAACGCGCGCTACACCGACTTCCGCGGCAGCGGCGTGGACTTCGGGGCCTTCATCAATCCCGTCTTCGCCACGCTCAATCAGCTCACGGGGACGAGCCAGTTCCCGACGAACGTGAACGTGCGGTTGCCCCTCCGGCAGGAGACGACGGTGCGCGTCGCGCAGCCGGTCTTCGCCCCGGCGATCCTCGCGGGATATCGCGCGGCGAACGCGGCCCGGGACGCGCAGGATGCGACGCGCGATGCGGCCATCGTGCAGGTCGCAGCGGAGATCCGGTCCGCGTACCTCCAGCATGCGAAGGCGCGTCGCCTCGCCGAGCTGCGGGCGGCGACGCGGACGCTGCTCGAGGAGCAGGTCCGCGTGATGACGCGGCTCATCGAGGCCGGCCGCGCGACGCCCGACGCGCTCTCGCGCGCGCGCGCCGAGTTGAGCGAGGCGGTCCAGCTGCAGGCGGAATCGGGCCAGCTCGCGAGCGCCTCGGCGCAGGCGTTCAACATGATGCTCGCCCGCGCGCTCACCGACACGGTGCTCGTCGACGAGGACACGCTCGGGTTCGGGCCGCTGCCGTCGCTCGAGGATGCGATCGCGCGCGGTGCTCGTGAACGTCCGGAACTCCGCGCGCTCGGTGCGGCCGAGCGCGCGGCGACCGCGCAGCGTCGCGCGGTGCAGGCGAACTATCTCCCCAATCTCGCGGTCGCGCTCGACTACGGATTCCAGGGCAACGAGTACCGCTTCGCCTCCGACGCCGATTACACCTCGCTATCGGTGGTGGCGTCGTGGAACCTGTTCAACGGCGGGCGCGACGCGGCACGAGCGGAGCAGGCGGCGCTCGATGCGCGGCGCTACGCGGTGCAGGGCGACGAGGCCCGCCGCGGCGTCGAGCTGCAGGTGCGTCTCGCCTGGCAGGCGGCTGCGGTGGCGCGGGCAGCGATCGCGACCGCTGAGGACCAGCGCGCGGCCGCCGCGCGCACGCACGACTTGGTCCGCCGTCGCGCCGAGGAAGGACTCGCGTCGCCGCTCGAACTGAGCCAGGCGCGCACGCAGCTCACCGCGGCCGAACTCAACGCCGTCTTCACCTCCTACGACTACTACCTGCGGCGCGTCGAGCTCGACCGTGCGGCCGCGCTCTACCCGAGGGCCACGCCGTGA
- a CDS encoding TetR/AcrR family transcriptional regulator, translating to MAVTHPTPLPDSLDARAARAPQQERGQRRVEQILDAAEAVFAETGVDGASMQAIADRAESSVGSLYHFFPNKEAVIEALGIRYAERVRLVNEQAMPLEMAHIEPEVLFERVLSSQMAFIERTPAFPAMQDAIHRNCPAVKEALNNALVGHVGKFLALRYPRMAPEMRAVSALVSVQTVHALMQLACMVPVEYRPAVVDEAKRMLVRHYAAYDAQQ from the coding sequence ATGGCCGTCACCCACCCCACCCCCCTCCCTGACTCGCTCGACGCCCGGGCCGCCCGCGCACCGCAGCAGGAGCGCGGACAGCGGCGCGTAGAGCAGATCCTCGACGCCGCGGAGGCGGTCTTCGCGGAGACGGGCGTAGACGGCGCGTCGATGCAGGCCATCGCGGACCGCGCGGAGTCGAGCGTGGGCTCGCTCTACCACTTCTTCCCCAACAAGGAAGCGGTGATCGAGGCGCTGGGCATCCGCTACGCGGAACGCGTGCGACTGGTGAACGAGCAGGCGATGCCGCTGGAGATGGCGCACATCGAGCCCGAGGTACTGTTCGAGCGCGTCCTCTCCTCGCAGATGGCGTTCATCGAGCGCACCCCCGCCTTCCCAGCGATGCAGGACGCGATCCATCGCAACTGCCCGGCGGTCAAAGAGGCGCTCAACAACGCGCTCGTCGGCCACGTGGGCAAGTTCCTCGCGCTGCGCTATCCGAGGATGGCCCCCGAGATGCGCGCGGTGTCGGCGCTGGTCTCGGTACAGACGGTGCACGCGCTCATGCAGCTCGCGTGCATGGTACCCGTGGAGTACCGGCCGGCGGTGGTGGATGAGGCGAAGCGGATGCTCGTCCGGCACTACGCGGCGTACGACGCCCAGCAGTGA
- a CDS encoding tetratricopeptide repeat protein — translation MPARLRIRYLVAAFLFWGGAAATAVSAQAADSIAAEDHHARGRELFRANRFDGAAVQFGEAARIREQLGDSAGMASSLNSMGSSQYQVGEYEFALDAFLRSLEIRRSLGDSIGIARVLTNIGKTYQDWEQFDRARPVLAEAVAVAEAIKAPVVLGYALNTQALLLSDFGEQSSARALIARSLALYASRSSPTEIADSATSGWALNMVALGVVETRDGAPDLAIGHLRDVLRVAEAEGNARSQARTRLHLGQAWRAKGDLAAAAREFSRARAIAGETKQRVFALDALRGLAEVEQTRGRADAALTALRAAEALRDTVFARSTAQRIAIMESRLDREQQQRETARLLAEQRVQEATILRQRVIGVLGAFVLVLGIVVVVQLARFGRRGLEREALLSKSNAALERTNDELRTALSEVRTLKGLIPICASCKKVRDDRGFWEAVESYISNRSDAMFSHSICTSCGPKLYGDAWHPDDPDPAPMPPVGRDVS, via the coding sequence ATGCCCGCGCGCCTTCGGATCCGGTACCTCGTCGCGGCGTTCCTCTTCTGGGGGGGCGCCGCTGCGACCGCCGTCTCGGCGCAAGCGGCGGACTCGATCGCGGCGGAGGACCACCATGCGCGTGGCCGCGAGCTGTTCCGAGCGAACCGGTTCGACGGTGCGGCCGTGCAGTTCGGTGAAGCGGCGAGGATCCGCGAGCAGCTCGGCGACAGCGCCGGGATGGCCAGTTCGCTGAACAGCATGGGCTCCTCCCAGTATCAGGTGGGCGAGTACGAGTTCGCGCTCGACGCGTTCCTCAGGTCTCTGGAGATCCGACGGTCACTCGGCGACTCCATCGGGATCGCGCGGGTGCTCACGAACATCGGGAAGACCTACCAGGACTGGGAGCAGTTCGACCGTGCGCGGCCGGTGCTCGCGGAGGCCGTTGCCGTGGCGGAGGCGATCAAGGCCCCCGTGGTGCTCGGGTATGCGCTGAACACCCAGGCGCTCCTGCTGAGCGATTTCGGTGAGCAGTCCTCCGCCCGCGCGCTCATCGCGCGCTCGCTCGCGCTCTACGCATCACGGAGTTCACCAACGGAGATCGCCGACTCGGCGACCAGCGGCTGGGCGCTCAACATGGTGGCGCTTGGCGTGGTCGAGACGCGGGACGGGGCCCCGGACCTCGCGATCGGGCATCTCCGGGACGTCCTTCGCGTCGCCGAAGCGGAGGGAAACGCCCGGAGCCAGGCCAGGACACGCCTCCACCTCGGACAGGCGTGGCGGGCGAAGGGGGATCTCGCCGCCGCGGCGCGCGAGTTCTCCCGTGCGCGCGCCATCGCGGGCGAGACCAAGCAGCGCGTGTTCGCGCTCGATGCGTTGCGCGGACTCGCGGAGGTCGAGCAGACGCGCGGTCGCGCGGATGCGGCGCTGACGGCCCTTCGCGCGGCCGAGGCGCTGCGCGACACGGTCTTCGCGCGCTCGACGGCGCAGCGCATCGCGATCATGGAGTCGCGGCTCGACCGGGAGCAGCAACAACGGGAGACCGCGCGGCTCCTGGCCGAGCAGCGGGTGCAGGAAGCGACGATCCTCCGGCAGCGGGTGATCGGTGTGCTCGGCGCCTTCGTCCTCGTGCTCGGCATCGTGGTGGTCGTGCAGCTGGCGCGTTTCGGCCGTCGCGGCCTCGAGCGCGAGGCGCTCCTCTCCAAGTCCAACGCGGCGCTGGAGCGCACCAACGACGAGTTGCGCACCGCGCTCTCCGAGGTTCGGACGCTCAAGGGCCTCATCCCGATCTGCGCGAGCTGCAAGAAGGTCCGGGACGACCGCGGCTTCTGGGAGGCGGTGGAGTCGTACATCTCCAACCGCTCCGATGCGATGTTCAGCCACAGCATCTGCACGAGTTGCGGGCCGAAGCTCTATGGCGACGCCTGGCACCCCGACGATCCCGATCCGGCGCCCATGCCGCCGGTCGGCAGGGACGTCAGCTGA
- a CDS encoding efflux RND transporter permease subunit yields MRIAEFSVKNRQFTVVAFVALLAMGIYSILSIPRAEDPSFPIPIYPIIVVYPGANPTDLEQLVVDPIEDRVRALEDLVSVKTSIEDGLAVILPEFDVSVDANRKYDEVVREVNALRAELPQDLARLDVNKVSPMDVNIAQFALVSETAPYAVLDQEARKLRDELARIAGVKESDTWGYPQREVRVSVDAGRLAELRIPLTTVLQAVGGESVNIPGGSVDAGRRRFNVKTSGSYRSLDEVRETVIGGAQGSTVRLRDVATVEWDYEELTDHARLDGKRAVWVTANMQENQNIMAVRDRLWAAADRFEAELPGTIRLERPFDQSANVKLRLSRLGIDFVIAILLVLLTLLPLGLRASGIVMVSIPLSLAIGVTLLKSVGYTINQLSIVGFVIALGLLVDDSIVVVENIARFLREGRTRTEAAIAATQQIFVAVLGTTATLVFAFLPVLMLPGTAGKFIRSMPSAVVLTILASLLVSLTVIPFLASVFLREEEDEHGNVFLRALNRGIDATYGQWLHRALASPRSTLVVATALFIGALALVPRIGFSLFPKAGTPQFLVTVAAPVGSSLAVTDSAVRVAERAVMARPEVRATYANIGRGNPKIYYNINSQSIRTNYGELFVLIDEYDAAATPAMLDSLRTIFDAYPDARIEVKEFENGPPIEAPIEFRVRGGDLDSLRAIAARLEALIESEPGTRDVVNPLRVSRTDLALQLDRAKAGLHGVPTAEIDRAVRFGLAGLPAGRFRDTDGEEYDVTLRLPGDARKDASALDRLFVGSVTGAQVPLRQLASFTFETSPPIVQHFDGQRSVTVQSQVRTGYNTDRVTRALLAKLDSFPLPVGYRIEAAGEIASREESFGGLGTAIMVAVFGILAILVLEFKTFRGMLIVSSVIPLGVIGGIVALWLTGYTLSFTAVIGFVALIGIEIKNSILLVDFTNQLREQGHALREAIEKAGKIRFVPIVLTSATAIGGLFPLAIQGSSLYSPLAIVIIGGLVSSTLLSRLVTPVLYELLPPMPDDVG; encoded by the coding sequence GTGAGGATCGCCGAGTTCTCGGTCAAGAACCGCCAGTTCACGGTCGTCGCGTTCGTCGCGCTGCTCGCGATGGGCATCTACTCGATCCTCTCGATCCCGCGCGCGGAGGATCCGAGCTTCCCGATCCCGATCTACCCGATCATCGTCGTCTACCCGGGAGCGAACCCGACCGACCTCGAGCAGCTGGTGGTCGATCCCATCGAGGACCGCGTGCGCGCGCTCGAGGATCTCGTGAGCGTGAAGACGAGCATCGAGGACGGGCTCGCGGTGATCCTCCCCGAGTTCGACGTCTCGGTCGACGCGAACCGGAAGTACGACGAGGTGGTGCGCGAGGTGAACGCGCTCCGCGCGGAGCTGCCGCAGGACCTCGCGCGGCTCGATGTGAACAAGGTCAGCCCGATGGACGTCAACATCGCGCAGTTCGCGCTCGTGTCGGAGACCGCGCCGTACGCGGTGCTCGACCAGGAGGCGCGGAAGCTGCGCGACGAGCTCGCGCGCATCGCCGGCGTGAAGGAGTCTGACACCTGGGGCTATCCCCAGCGCGAGGTCCGCGTCTCCGTCGACGCCGGGCGGCTCGCCGAACTGCGGATCCCGCTCACGACGGTGTTGCAGGCGGTGGGCGGCGAGAGCGTGAACATTCCCGGCGGGTCGGTCGATGCCGGTCGCCGCCGCTTCAACGTGAAGACCAGCGGCAGCTACCGCTCGCTCGACGAGGTGCGCGAGACAGTGATCGGCGGCGCCCAGGGGAGCACGGTCCGGCTCCGCGACGTCGCGACGGTCGAGTGGGACTATGAGGAACTGACCGACCACGCCCGCCTCGATGGCAAGCGCGCGGTCTGGGTGACCGCGAACATGCAGGAGAACCAGAACATCATGGCGGTCCGCGACCGCCTCTGGGCCGCGGCGGACCGCTTCGAGGCCGAGCTGCCGGGGACGATCAGGCTCGAGCGACCCTTCGACCAGTCGGCGAACGTGAAGCTTCGCCTGTCGCGACTGGGGATCGACTTCGTCATCGCGATCCTGCTCGTCCTGCTCACCCTCCTCCCCCTGGGTCTCCGCGCCTCTGGGATCGTGATGGTGAGCATCCCGCTCTCTCTCGCGATCGGCGTGACGCTGCTCAAGTCGGTCGGGTACACCATCAACCAGCTGTCGATCGTCGGCTTCGTCATCGCGCTCGGCCTCCTCGTCGACGACTCGATCGTCGTCGTGGAGAACATCGCCCGCTTCCTGCGGGAGGGCCGTACCCGCACGGAGGCGGCGATCGCGGCGACGCAACAGATCTTCGTGGCCGTCCTCGGTACCACGGCGACGCTCGTCTTCGCCTTCCTGCCCGTGCTCATGCTCCCCGGCACCGCCGGGAAGTTCATCCGCTCCATGCCGAGCGCCGTCGTCCTGACGATCCTGGCCTCGCTCCTCGTCTCGCTCACGGTCATCCCGTTCCTCGCGAGCGTCTTCCTCCGCGAGGAGGAGGACGAGCACGGCAACGTCTTCCTGCGTGCGCTGAACCGCGGGATCGACGCGACCTACGGCCAGTGGCTGCATCGCGCGCTGGCCAGTCCGCGCTCGACGCTGGTCGTGGCGACCGCGCTCTTCATCGGGGCGCTGGCGCTCGTGCCGCGCATCGGGTTCTCGCTCTTCCCCAAGGCGGGGACGCCGCAGTTCCTGGTGACGGTGGCCGCGCCGGTCGGCAGCTCGCTCGCGGTGACCGACTCCGCGGTGCGGGTGGCCGAGCGCGCGGTTATGGCGCGCCCCGAGGTGCGGGCGACCTACGCGAACATCGGGCGCGGGAATCCGAAGATCTACTACAACATCAACTCGCAGAGCATCCGCACCAACTACGGCGAGCTCTTCGTGCTGATCGACGAGTATGACGCGGCGGCGACGCCGGCCATGCTCGACTCGCTGCGCACCATCTTCGACGCCTATCCCGATGCGCGCATCGAGGTGAAGGAGTTCGAGAACGGCCCACCGATCGAGGCGCCGATCGAGTTCCGCGTCCGCGGTGGCGACCTGGACTCGCTGCGCGCGATCGCCGCGCGGCTCGAAGCGCTCATCGAATCCGAGCCCGGCACGCGCGACGTGGTGAACCCGCTGCGCGTGAGCCGCACCGATCTCGCGCTCCAGCTGGACCGGGCGAAGGCGGGGTTGCACGGCGTCCCGACCGCGGAGATCGATCGGGCGGTGCGGTTCGGGCTCGCGGGCCTCCCGGCCGGCCGGTTTCGCGACACCGACGGCGAGGAGTACGACGTCACGCTCCGGCTCCCTGGCGATGCGCGCAAGGACGCGTCGGCGCTCGACCGGCTCTTCGTCGGCTCGGTGACCGGCGCGCAGGTACCGCTGCGCCAGCTCGCGTCATTCACGTTCGAGACCTCGCCGCCCATCGTCCAGCACTTCGACGGACAACGGTCGGTCACCGTCCAGTCGCAGGTCCGCACGGGCTACAACACCGACCGCGTGACGCGTGCCCTGCTGGCGAAGCTCGACAGCTTCCCGCTGCCGGTCGGCTATCGGATCGAGGCGGCGGGAGAGATCGCCAGTCGCGAGGAGAGCTTCGGCGGGCTCGGCACCGCGATCATGGTCGCGGTGTTCGGGATCCTCGCGATCCTCGTGCTCGAGTTCAAGACGTTCCGCGGCATGCTCATCGTCTCGAGCGTGATCCCGCTCGGCGTCATCGGCGGGATCGTGGCACTCTGGCTCACGGGGTACACGCTGAGCTTCACGGCGGTCATCGGCTTCGTGGCGCTCATCGGCATCGAGATCAAGAACTCGATCCTGCTCGTGGACTTCACGAACCAGCTGCGCGAGCAGGGGCATGCGCTGCGGGAGGCGATCGAGAAGGCCGGCAAGATCCGGTTCGTCCCGATCGTGCTGACCTCGGCGACGGCGATCGGCGGCCTCTTCCCGCTCGCCATCCAGGGGAGCTCTCTCTACTCGCCGCTGGCGATCGTGATCATCGGCGGGTTGGTGAGCAGCACGCTGCTGAGCCGCCTGGTGACCCCGGTCCTATACGAATTGCTACCCCCCATGCCCGACGATGTAGGGTGA
- a CDS encoding HupE/UreJ family protein, translating into MLPDALTAIALGALLGLRHATDADHVVAVTAIVARERRLSRAAWVGALWGIGHTLTLLVVGGAIVAFRLVIPPRIGLGLEFGVSLMLILLGYQNLRAGDDTPSARPAVRPFLVGLVHGLAGSAAVALLVLATIRDTLSALAYLLVFGLGTVAGMVAVTVLLAVPAMYVGARVNRLQAGIRFAAGALSIAFGVLLAHELIVEGGLFSATPTWAPH; encoded by the coding sequence ATGCTCCCGGACGCCCTCACCGCCATCGCCCTTGGCGCACTCCTCGGCCTGAGGCACGCCACTGACGCCGACCATGTCGTCGCGGTGACGGCGATCGTCGCGCGTGAGCGGAGATTGTCGCGCGCCGCGTGGGTGGGTGCGCTCTGGGGCATCGGCCACACGCTCACCCTGCTCGTCGTGGGCGGCGCGATCGTCGCCTTCCGTCTGGTGATCCCGCCACGCATCGGGCTTGGGCTCGAGTTCGGCGTGTCGCTCATGCTGATCCTGCTCGGGTACCAGAACCTCCGTGCCGGGGACGACACCCCGAGCGCACGGCCGGCGGTGCGACCGTTCCTCGTCGGGCTGGTGCATGGACTCGCCGGCTCGGCCGCGGTGGCGCTGCTGGTGCTCGCCACCATCCGCGACACGCTCTCGGCGCTCGCCTACCTGCTGGTGTTCGGGCTGGGCACGGTGGCGGGCATGGTGGCGGTCACGGTACTGCTCGCGGTACCGGCGATGTACGTCGGGGCGCGCGTGAATCGCCTGCAGGCGGGGATCCGGTTCGCCGCTGGCGCGCTGAGCATCGCGTTCGGCGTGCTGCTCGCCCACGAACTGATCGTCGAAGGGGGGCTCTTCTCCGCGACGCCGACGTGGGCGCCGCACTGA